A stretch of Eschrichtius robustus isolate mEscRob2 chromosome 6, mEscRob2.pri, whole genome shotgun sequence DNA encodes these proteins:
- the NUDT16 gene encoding U8 snoRNA-decapping enzyme, which translates to MAGMRRLELAEALQLGPGWRHACHALLYAPDPGLLFGRIPLRYAVLMQMRFDGRLGFPGGFVDLRDGSLEAGLNRELGEELGEATASFRVERADYRSSHAGSRPRVVAHFYAKCLTLEQLTAVEMGAPRARDHGLEVLGLVRVPLYTLRDGVGGLPAFLENTFIGNAREQLLEALQNLGLLEPGSFARLKFSARP; encoded by the exons ATGGCCGGGATGCGCAGGCTGGAGTTGGCGGAGGCCTTGCAGCTGGGGCCGGGCTGGCGGCACGCGTGCCACGCGCTGCTCTACGCGCCGGACCCGGGGCTGCTCTTCGGCCGCATCCCGCTGCGCTACGCCGTGCTG ATGCAGATGCGCTTTGACGGGCGCCTGGGCTTCCCCGGCGGCTTCGTGGACTTGCGGGACGGCAGCCTGGAGGCCGGGCTGAACCGCGAGCTGGGCGAGGAACTGGGCGAGGCCACGGCCTCTTTCCGCGTGGAGCGTGCCGATTACCGCAGCTCGCACGCCGGGTCCCGGCCGCGCGTCGTGGCGCACTTCTACGCAAAGTGCCTGACCCTGGAGCAGCTGACTGCGGTGGAGATGGGCGCGCCGCGCGCCCGGGACCACGGGCTGGAG GTGCTGGGCCTGGTACGGGTGCCCCTGTACACCCTGCGGGATGGTGTGGGaggcctgcctgccttcctggagAATACCTTTATTGGAAATGCACGGGAACAGCTGCTGGAAGCCCTCCAGAACCTCGGACTGCTGGAACCTGGCTCTTTCGCACGCCTTAAGTTCTCAGCTCGTCCCTAG